AGAACCTATCAATTAATACACTCTCCATCTCTATCCTGTTTGTGACAGTTCAGAAAATATCTACCATCATCCAATATGTGCCGGTTCAGGTGTCTGATCTGGAGCGGATCAATGAGTTATCCAACATGCCAGAATTAGCCGGCCATTTTGAGACCATTCCACCGGTATCGATGGAGACAACAAAGAATCTCTACAGGCAGATCGTAAGTGGTATCGTTTCTCTGTGGGGTATTCACGAGGAAGAACAAATAATTGGTGGAGCAGGATTCTTCGTTTATCCCCCGGGCACCAGGCTTTCACACACGGCAACTTTTTTCCTTTTTCTTGAACCTGATTCCTGGGGAAAGGGCATCGGTACGAGGACCATTCAGTTTCTTGAGGATGTTATTAGGAGTCGTGGATATATCAGGATGGATTGCATGGTGGTAATCCATAATAACAGAGCAATACGGCTCTATGAACATATGGGATTTAAACGGGAAGGAATAAAACAGAAAGCATACCTCTTTGACGGGGAATTTACAGATCTCCTGCTCATGGCAAAAGTCTTTCCATAACCATTGAATAGAACCGGTTTTAGGATACAGGCTAGTTCAGTTATCCTAACAAGACCTCCCCATCAAAGAGAATTTTTTGTATCGCAAAATAATGGGACAGGTTCCCTGATTTCCTTGAAAAAGAAGGTATTGTTCATAATCGGTTACCTTATCTCAATCCCAAAGATTTGTAGTAAAGAACATGGCGACAGAACTATTTCATTTGAAACGGCACCTTATCATATGACTGAACGTCCTCTCCTGATATTGCTCGTACTAATACCAATACTCCTTGTGTCCAGCACCCTGGTATGTGCAGAAACACCAACTGATCTCTATAAGCAAGGGCTTGCTTATTCAAATCAGGGCAACTATGAAGAGGCACTCAAAGTGTTCAACCAGGCGATACAGATAAATTCAAACTCAACGTTGTTGTGGCTGAATAAAGGCAATACGCTATCTTCTCTCGGGAGGTATCAGGAAGCACTCGATGCTTTTGATAATGTGACACGGATTGATTTCTCAAACAAGGATGTATGGTACCCCAGGGGAGTCGCATATTCTGGCCTTGATAATTAT
This DNA window, taken from Methanospirillum lacunae, encodes the following:
- a CDS encoding tetratricopeptide repeat protein, translating into MTERPLLILLVLIPILLVSSTLVCAETPTDLYKQGLAYSNQGNYEEALKVFNQAIQINSNSTLLWLNKGNTLSSLGRYQEALDAFDNVTRIDFSNKDVWYPRGVAYSGLDNYDMALHAFSKAIQYYPNNAQAYKKKGDLFMALGRYDEAILAYDEVRRIT
- a CDS encoding GNAT family N-acetyltransferase; protein product: MTVQKISTIIQYVPVQVSDLERINELSNMPELAGHFETIPPVSMETTKNLYRQIVSGIVSLWGIHEEEQIIGGAGFFVYPPGTRLSHTATFFLFLEPDSWGKGIGTRTIQFLEDVIRSRGYIRMDCMVVIHNNRAIRLYEHMGFKREGIKQKAYLFDGEFTDLLLMAKVFP